A single window of Salvia splendens isolate huo1 chromosome 6, SspV2, whole genome shotgun sequence DNA harbors:
- the LOC121806834 gene encoding protein LIFEGUARD 4-like, with protein MAFYSNKHGVDLEKGNGQLYPGMQENPQMRWGFIRKVYSILCLQLFITFGVAIAMTFLQPVRLFLRTPAGLYTMIAAIILTVILCLMMSCFSQKHPWNYILLFLFTFAMAFMVGACSSQRQGDAVLLAAGLTLVVTVGLTAFTFAAAKRGADFSFMGPFLFCAILLLMAFGIIRIIFPLGRIGEQVIGCVGALVFSGFIIYDTDNLIKRFNYDQYIDAACCLYMDIVNLFLYILAIFGDD; from the exons ATGGCATTTTATTCAAACAAACACGGCGTGGATCTGGAGAAGGGGAATGGGCAGCTGTACCCGGGGATGCAGGAGAATCCGCAGATGCGATGGGGCTTCATCCGCAAAGTCTATTCCATTCTCTGCTTGCAGTTGTTCATCACCTTCGGTGTTGCCATTGCCATGACTTTTCTTCAGCCCGTTCGCCTTTTCCTTCGCACTCCCGCCGGCCTTTACACCATGATCGCCGCCATCATTCTTACCGTTATTC TGTGCTTGATGATGAGTTGCTTCAGTCAGAAACATCCATGGAACTATATTCTTTTGTTTCTCTTCACCTTCGCTATGGCATTCATGGTTGGGGCTTGTTCCTCTCAGAGACAAG GTGACGCGGTGTTGCTGGCTGCCGGTCTGACTCTAGTTGTGACTGTTGGGCTTACAGCGTTCACGTTTGCTGCTGCAAAACGAGGCGCTGACTTCAGCTTTATGGGGCCTTTCTTGTTCTGTGCTATCTTGCTTCTTATGGCCTTTGGCATCATTAGG ATCATTTTCCCTCTGGGGAGAATCGGGGAGCAGGTGATCGGCTGTGTGGGGGCGCTGGTCTTCTCCGGCTTCATCATCTACGACACGGACAATCTGATCAAGCGGTTCAACTACGATCAGTACATCGACGCAGCATGCTGTCTCTACATGGACATAGTGAATCTGTTCTTGTACAttcttgctatatttggagaTGATTGA
- the LOC121808033 gene encoding EPIDERMAL PATTERNING FACTOR-like protein 4, which produces MNFLPRHHRHQFTLLAALTILLLLHASVSAFVSIPSAGALTGPGSSPPSCRNKCRRCRPCKAARVVINPGFASKADYYPEAWRCKCKDKIFMP; this is translated from the exons ATGAACTTCCTCCCCCGCCATCACCGCCACCAATTTACACTCCTCGCCGCATTGacgatcctcctcctcctccatgcATCGGTCTCAGCCTTCGTCTCAATCCCAA GTGCTGGGGCGCTGACGGGGCCGGGATCGTCGCCGCCGTCATGCAGAAACAAGTGCCGGCGGTGCAGGCCGTGCAAGGCGGCCCGCGTCGTGATCAATCCCGGCTTCGCCTCCAAAGCGGATTACTATCCGGAGGCATGGAGGTGCAAGTGCAAAGACAAGATCTTCATGCCTTGA
- the LOC121806601 gene encoding heat stress transcription factor A-6b-like produces the protein MNKNLGSVKEDFLGSSSSEFGVGNPQPMEGLHEAGPPPFLCKTYDLVEEESTNEIVSWSGGNNSFIVWDPQKFATNLLPKFFKHNNFSSFVRQLNTYGFRKVDPDKWEFANEGFLRGKRHMLKNIRRRRTPSALSSNYLSCSNLEPCVELGRFGLDAEMDRLRRDKQVLMEELVKLRQQQQNTKAYLQAMEQRLKWTEQKQKQALSFLARAIRSPDFLQQMVQHKEMRREIEKAIGKKRKKIDNQEFVFQGDDIDGNYISFGDVGELEGLGSFGVKVEAQDYDGLGVGVSMPRDSSVSMEGRVAPREWLDCGVGHDQGFWEGLMSDGGVLGDESVDVLARQL, from the exons ATGAATAAGAACCTAGGATCTGTGAAGGAGGATTTCTTGGGATCAAGTTCATCCGAATTCGGTGTCGGCAATCCTCAGCCTATGGAgggtttacatgaggcaggccCACCACCATTCTTGTGCAAGACATATGATTTGGTGGAAGAGGAGAGTACAAATGAGATTGTTTCTTGGAGTGGAGGCAACAACAGTTTCATTGTCTGGGACCCTCAGAAATTTGCCACCAATCTCCTTCCCAAGTTCTTCAAGCACAACAATTTCTCAAGCTTTGTCAGACAACTCAACACATAT GGATTTAGGAAAGTGGATCCAGACAAATGGGAGTTTGCTAATGAAGGGTTTTTGAGGGGAAAAAGGCACATGTTGAAGAATATAAGGAGGAGAAGAACACCATCAGCATTATCATCAAATTATCTATCTTGTAGTAACTTAGAGCCATGTGTTGAGTTGGGGAGGTTTGGTCTGGACGCGGAGATGGATCGTCTGAGGAGGGACAAGCAGGTTTTAATGGAAGAACTGGTGAAGCTAAGGCAGCAGCAGCAGAATACAAAGGCATATCTTCAAGCAATGGAGCAAAGGCTCAAATGGACTGAGCAGAAGCAGAAGCAAGCACTCAGTTTCTTGGCTAGGGCGATCCGCAGCCCGGATTTCCTGCAGCAGATGGTGCAGCACAAGGAGATGAGGAGGGAGATTGAGAAGGCCATTggaaagaagaggaagaagattgataatCAAGAATTTGTGTTTCAAGGTGATGATATTGATGGTAATTACATTAGTTTTGGTGATGTTGGAGAACTTGAGGGGTTAGGCTCTTTTGGTGTTAAGGTTGAAGCTCAAGATTATGATGGCTTGGGGGTGGGAGTGAGCATGCCTAGAGATTCATCGGTGAGCATGGAGGGACGCGTGGCGCCTCGGGAGTGGCTCGATTGTGGCGTTGGTCATGATCAAGGGTTTTGGGAGGGTTTGATGAGTGATGGAGGAGTGTTGGGTGATGAGAGTGTGGATGTTTTGGCTAGGCAACTATGA